From the genome of Leptodactylus fuscus isolate aLepFus1 chromosome 1, aLepFus1.hap2, whole genome shotgun sequence, one region includes:
- the COMT gene encoding catechol O-methyltransferase isoform X2: protein MIGLNTLLALSASILLLFTLYIILNGPRRAFARIVFYEVREAIKVFFMNHTKEQRVLQYVLDNATRGDPQSVIESIDKYCNEKEWAMNVGDQKGLILDNVVREANPRELLELGTYCGYSAVRIARLLQPGARLLTVEFNPAYAAVAKQMIEFAGVNNKVHILEGNTQEIIPQLKKKYEVDTLDFVFVDHWKDKYLEDTELLEKCNLLRKGSVILADNVVVPGAPGFLEYVRGCGRYDCTNYPSFLEYMGERDALEKAVFRG from the exons ATGATAGGTCTGAACACACTATTGGCATTATCAGCGAGTATCCTGCTGCTTTTCACTTTGTACATCATTCTAAACGGTCCACGACGAGCCTTTGCTAGAATTGTCTTTTACGAAGTAAGAGAAGCCATCAAAGTTTTCTTCATGAACCACACCAAGGAACAAAGAGTTTTACAGTACGTGTTGGACAATGCAACACGTGGAGACCCACAGAGCGTTATTGAAAGTATTGACAAATACTGTAACGAAAAGGAATGGGCCATGAATGTGGGAGACCAGAAGG GATTGATCCTGGATAATGTTGTCAGAGAGGCCAATCCAAGAGAACTTCTGGAACTGGGCACATATTGTGGCTACTCAGCTGTACGGATTGCACGGCTATTACAGCCTGGAGCTCGTTTACTTACTGTAGAATTTAATCCAGCATACGCTGCTGTAGCCAAACAGATGATAGAATTTGCTGGCGTGAATAACAAG gtgCACATTTTAGAGGGAAACACACAAGAGATTATCCCCCAGCTGAAGAAGAAATATGAAGTGGACACACTGGACTTTGTGTTTGTTGATCACTGGAAGGACAAGTACTTAGAAGATACTGAGCTGTTAGAG AAGTGCAACCTGCTTAGAAAAGGATCTGTTATTCTGGCAGACAACGTCGTTGTTCCAGGTGCTCCAGGTTTCCTGGAATATGTCCGTGGCTGTGGCAGATATGACTGCACAAATTATCCGTCATTTCTGGAGTACATGGGTGAGAGAGATGCCCTGGAAAAAGCAGTATTCCGAGGATAG